The following are encoded in a window of Nibricoccus aquaticus genomic DNA:
- a CDS encoding glycoside hydrolase family 28 protein, which translates to MKPLRPLSSLLATAFILFSASTATFAANTFDPATLPAVTAPSIPQHTVRITDFGAISDGHSLNTDAINRAIASVAAKGGGRVVIPAGLWRTGPIVLQSRIELHVEDGALVQFSDNRADYPLIETSFEGRAQLRCQPPISGRDLEHIAIIGKGVFDGAGQAWRPVKKMKMTAGQWSELVASGGALNANKDIWYPSADIRDGNEHRGERSPEFLQRTRDSLRPVLVSLTNCKHILLDGPTFQNSPGWCVHPLMCDQLIVRNVTIRNPWFAQNGDGLDLESCSNVIVENSSFDVGDDAICLKSGRDAEGRARGRPTENVIVRHCIVYHGHGGFVVGSEMSGGVRRIHVTDVTFIGTDVGLRFKSTRGRGGVVEDILIERVRMTNIPGEALLFDLFYGTKAPDEADPASVNSPLLAANPVTEETPAFRNILIRDLVSLDAERAALIRGLPEMPVENVRLENVRLSARSGIFIADAANVSFNDVQVLVEKGPALAIRDSAKIETRSVSLKNNDGALVTVKGSRSSTIDLRGTGTASTAITVASEVPTSAVTRP; encoded by the coding sequence ATGAAACCTCTCCGCCCGCTCTCCAGCCTTCTTGCCACCGCGTTCATTTTATTCTCCGCGTCCACGGCCACCTTCGCGGCAAATACGTTCGACCCCGCCACGCTCCCCGCCGTCACCGCTCCGTCCATACCGCAGCACACCGTCCGCATCACCGACTTCGGCGCCATCTCCGATGGACACTCCCTCAACACCGACGCCATCAACCGCGCCATCGCCTCCGTCGCAGCCAAAGGCGGTGGCCGCGTCGTCATCCCCGCCGGCCTCTGGCGCACCGGCCCCATCGTCCTTCAAAGCCGCATCGAGCTCCACGTCGAAGACGGCGCGCTCGTTCAATTCAGCGACAACCGTGCCGACTACCCGCTCATCGAGACCAGCTTCGAAGGCCGCGCCCAGCTCCGCTGCCAGCCGCCCATCTCCGGCCGCGATCTCGAGCACATCGCCATCATCGGCAAAGGCGTCTTCGACGGCGCCGGCCAGGCCTGGCGTCCCGTGAAGAAAATGAAAATGACCGCCGGCCAGTGGAGCGAACTCGTTGCTTCCGGCGGCGCGCTCAACGCGAACAAAGACATCTGGTATCCCTCCGCCGACATCCGCGACGGCAACGAACACCGCGGCGAACGCTCGCCCGAGTTCCTCCAGCGCACCCGCGACTCGCTCCGTCCCGTCCTAGTCAGCCTCACCAACTGCAAACACATACTCCTCGATGGCCCGACCTTTCAAAACTCCCCTGGCTGGTGCGTCCACCCGCTCATGTGCGACCAGCTCATCGTCCGCAACGTCACCATCCGCAACCCGTGGTTCGCGCAAAACGGCGACGGCCTCGACCTCGAATCCTGCTCCAACGTCATCGTCGAAAACAGCTCCTTCGATGTCGGTGACGACGCCATCTGCCTCAAATCCGGCCGCGACGCCGAGGGCCGCGCACGCGGTCGTCCCACGGAAAACGTCATCGTCCGCCATTGCATCGTCTACCACGGCCACGGCGGTTTCGTCGTCGGCAGCGAGATGTCCGGAGGCGTCCGCCGTATCCACGTCACGGATGTCACCTTCATCGGCACCGACGTCGGCCTCCGCTTCAAGAGTACCCGCGGCCGCGGCGGCGTGGTCGAAGACATCCTGATCGAACGCGTCCGCATGACCAACATCCCCGGCGAAGCCCTGCTCTTCGATCTCTTTTACGGCACCAAAGCCCCCGACGAAGCCGATCCCGCCTCCGTCAACAGCCCGCTCCTCGCCGCCAACCCCGTCACCGAGGAAACGCCCGCCTTCCGCAACATCCTCATCCGCGACCTCGTCTCCCTCGACGCCGAGCGCGCCGCCCTCATCCGCGGCCTTCCCGAAATGCCCGTGGAAAATGTCCGCCTCGAAAACGTCCGCCTCTCCGCCCGCTCCGGCATCTTCATCGCCGACGCCGCCAACGTCTCCTTCAACGACGTCCAAGTCCTCGTCGAAAAAGGCCCCGCCCTCGCCATCCGTGATTCTGCTAAAATCGAAACCCGCTCCGTTTCTCTAAAGAATAACGACGGCGCACTCGTCACCGTGAAAGGCAGCCGCTCCTCCACCATCGATCTCCGCGGCACCGGCACCGCTTCAACCGCAATCACCGTCGCCAGCGAAGTTCCTACCTCCGCCGTCACTCGCCCCTAA
- a CDS encoding response regulator transcription factor: MKKILVVDDEAIMRRNLGKILRLENFDVHEAGDGREGVELARTQLPDLILCDISMPLMDGHAVLKALREIPHTARIPFIFLTARGEHSDVRSGMTLGADDYLIKPVGVADLLAAIGARLSRIADHNGSNMPKAEPKPEMLQSLGLTPREAEVLFWVSQGKSNPEVCTILEMKLFTVKKHLENIYVKLGVENRTAASAMALEKLG; this comes from the coding sequence GTGAAGAAAATTCTCGTTGTCGATGATGAGGCGATTATGCGCCGGAATCTGGGGAAGATTTTGCGGCTGGAGAATTTCGACGTACACGAGGCGGGCGATGGCAGGGAAGGTGTGGAGCTGGCTCGGACGCAGCTGCCGGATTTGATTCTTTGCGATATCTCGATGCCGCTGATGGACGGGCACGCGGTGCTCAAGGCGTTGCGCGAGATTCCGCATACGGCGCGGATCCCCTTTATTTTTCTGACGGCGCGGGGCGAGCACAGCGACGTGCGCAGCGGGATGACGCTCGGGGCGGACGATTATTTGATCAAGCCGGTGGGTGTGGCGGATTTGCTGGCGGCGATCGGTGCGCGGCTGAGCCGGATCGCGGATCACAACGGCTCGAACATGCCAAAGGCGGAGCCGAAGCCTGAGATGTTGCAGTCGCTGGGGCTGACGCCGCGCGAGGCGGAGGTGCTGTTTTGGGTGAGCCAGGGGAAGAGTAATCCCGAGGTGTGCACGATCCTCGAGATGAAGCTCTTCACGGTGAAGAAGCACCTGGAGAATATTTACGTGAAGCTCGGCGTGGAGAATCGGACGGCGGCGAGTGCGATGGCGTTGGAGAAGTTGGGGTGA
- a CDS encoding PAS domain-containing sensor histidine kinase, translating into MSAAEREERRRADRELRESELRFRGLFEQTPVSMQRFRPDGVSIKVNRAYEKLFHLTDEQLAAAKFNLLEDRQIAETGLLPIFKRAFAGEPVLTPPTPFDPNVAVPGGRAGLRYIRGHFFPIRDSLGEIREIIAMHEDVTDLVKAELALKELNQELEAKIAERTRALSESEQRLRAIVETQTELVGRYRPDGVTTYVNPAYERLYGKRAAEFVGKNWIEAAAPELGETVRGKIAGLSRERPSFEFLHHKTLPESGRALHEHWVNRGIFDESGRLVEIQASGRDVTELVEVERRFQESEARFNRLFVDSPAGVVLLDGVTMVAVNPAGLRMIGFSELKEAVGRTLLEFSPEFQPDGTPSLQAAAQLAKQRETQGNSRFEWTCRTLGGAELTIEAFSSTVEIGGRTLAQVILHDISERKRAEQELRNSLERERELSQLKSNFISMVSHEYRNPLGIILSSTELLKRYHDRLTPAERMESILDIEVATRRMAGMIDNLLLMGKADAGKLAMAAKLVDLVELSQVIINEALSAGDEGRKIRFEHSGIESFATGDEQLLRLILGNLLTNALKYSPPERAPSLTLTRVGRHAVFAIHDDGIGIPEEDRPALFQAFRRARNVGLVNGTGLGLYIVKHCVDLHEGTIELESAVGKGTTVTINLPMFPALTELASAIGSKKGEAS; encoded by the coding sequence ATGTCGGCGGCCGAGCGCGAGGAGCGGCGGCGGGCGGATCGGGAGTTGCGGGAATCGGAGCTACGGTTTCGCGGGTTGTTCGAGCAGACCCCGGTGAGCATGCAGCGGTTCAGACCAGATGGGGTGTCGATCAAGGTGAACCGGGCGTACGAAAAACTTTTTCACCTGACGGATGAGCAGCTGGCGGCGGCGAAGTTCAATCTGCTGGAGGACCGGCAGATCGCGGAGACGGGGCTGCTGCCGATTTTCAAGCGGGCGTTTGCGGGGGAGCCGGTGCTGACGCCGCCGACTCCGTTTGATCCGAATGTGGCAGTGCCGGGCGGTCGGGCGGGGTTGCGGTATATCCGCGGGCATTTTTTCCCGATTCGCGACAGTCTGGGGGAGATCCGTGAGATCATCGCGATGCATGAGGATGTGACGGATCTCGTGAAGGCAGAGCTGGCGCTCAAGGAGCTGAATCAAGAGCTGGAGGCGAAGATCGCGGAGCGCACGCGGGCGCTCAGCGAGAGCGAGCAGCGGCTGCGGGCGATCGTGGAGACGCAGACAGAGCTGGTGGGGCGTTACCGGCCGGATGGCGTGACGACGTATGTGAATCCTGCGTACGAGCGTTTATATGGGAAGCGGGCGGCGGAGTTTGTGGGGAAGAATTGGATCGAGGCGGCGGCACCCGAGCTGGGCGAGACGGTGCGCGGGAAAATCGCAGGGCTCAGCCGGGAGCGGCCGAGTTTCGAGTTTCTTCACCACAAGACGCTGCCGGAGAGCGGGCGGGCGTTGCATGAGCACTGGGTGAATCGCGGGATTTTCGACGAGTCGGGGAGGCTGGTGGAGATTCAGGCCTCCGGGCGGGATGTGACGGAGCTGGTGGAGGTGGAGCGGCGTTTCCAGGAATCGGAGGCGCGGTTCAACCGGTTGTTCGTGGATTCGCCGGCGGGCGTGGTGTTGCTGGATGGGGTGACGATGGTGGCGGTGAATCCAGCGGGGTTGAGGATGATCGGCTTCTCGGAGCTGAAGGAAGCGGTGGGGCGGACGCTGCTGGAGTTTTCGCCGGAGTTTCAGCCGGATGGAACGCCGTCGTTGCAGGCGGCGGCGCAGCTGGCGAAGCAACGCGAGACTCAGGGAAACTCACGCTTCGAGTGGACGTGCCGGACCCTTGGGGGCGCGGAGCTGACGATCGAGGCGTTCAGCTCGACGGTGGAGATCGGGGGGCGGACGCTGGCGCAGGTGATCTTGCATGACATCAGCGAGCGGAAGCGGGCGGAGCAGGAGCTGCGCAATTCGCTGGAGAGGGAGCGGGAGCTGAGCCAGTTGAAGTCGAACTTCATCAGCATGGTGTCGCACGAGTATCGGAATCCGCTGGGGATCATCCTGTCGTCCACGGAGCTGTTGAAACGTTATCACGACCGGCTGACGCCGGCGGAGCGGATGGAGTCGATCCTGGACATCGAGGTGGCGACGCGGCGGATGGCGGGGATGATCGACAACCTGCTGCTGATGGGGAAGGCGGACGCGGGGAAGCTGGCGATGGCGGCGAAGCTGGTGGATCTGGTGGAGCTGTCGCAGGTGATCATCAACGAGGCGCTGTCGGCGGGGGATGAGGGGCGGAAGATCCGCTTCGAGCATAGCGGTATCGAGTCGTTCGCGACGGGGGATGAGCAGTTGTTGCGGTTGATCCTGGGGAATCTGCTGACGAATGCGTTGAAGTATTCGCCACCGGAGCGCGCGCCGAGCCTGACGCTGACGCGGGTGGGGCGGCATGCGGTTTTCGCGATTCACGATGACGGCATCGGCATCCCCGAGGAGGACCGGCCGGCGCTTTTTCAGGCGTTCCGGCGCGCGAGGAACGTGGGGTTGGTGAACGGCACAGGGCTGGGGCTGTACATCGTGAAGCATTGCGTGGATCTGCACGAGGGCACCATCGAGCTTGAAAGCGCGGTGGGGAAAGGCACCACGGTAACCATCAATTTACCCATGTTTCCCGCGCTCACAGAACTGGCCTCGGCAATCGGATCGAAGAAAGGAGAGGCGTCGTGA
- a CDS encoding c-type cytochrome yields the protein MFRRKFVKIPLIVLAVLIGFLALAAGAVYATTNYRLRRLHTVEVRPVAIPTDAPTIARGKHIVTTRSCADCHGADFGGAKVVDDPAAGKLYGPNITRGRGGLPASYSDQDYVRAIRHGLAQDGRALILMPSLEYAELSDEDLGAAIAYLKTLPAVDRERGPLSPGPVIRALMVAGQVQLAAEEIDHAAHRPVSVTESPTAEYGKYLATSCTGCHGPNLSGGRIPGTPPDWPATSNLTPHASSRLSGWSEEQFIATLRTLKRPDGTTLHPIMPAAIGQMTDTELKALWAYLRSLPAAETAAR from the coding sequence ATGTTCCGCCGCAAGTTCGTCAAAATCCCGCTCATCGTCCTCGCCGTCCTCATCGGCTTCCTCGCCCTCGCCGCCGGCGCCGTGTACGCGACGACCAACTACCGCCTCCGCCGGCTTCACACCGTCGAGGTCCGCCCCGTCGCCATTCCGACCGACGCCCCCACCATCGCCCGCGGCAAACACATCGTCACCACCCGCTCCTGCGCCGACTGCCACGGTGCTGACTTCGGCGGCGCCAAAGTCGTGGACGATCCCGCCGCCGGCAAACTCTACGGCCCCAACATCACCCGCGGTCGCGGCGGCCTCCCTGCCAGTTACTCCGATCAAGACTACGTCCGCGCCATCCGCCACGGCCTCGCGCAAGACGGCCGCGCCCTCATCCTCATGCCCTCGCTCGAGTACGCCGAGCTCAGCGACGAGGATCTCGGCGCCGCCATCGCCTACTTGAAAACCCTCCCCGCCGTCGACCGCGAGCGCGGCCCGCTTTCCCCCGGCCCCGTCATCCGCGCCCTCATGGTCGCCGGCCAGGTCCAGCTCGCCGCCGAAGAAATCGACCACGCCGCCCACCGCCCCGTCAGCGTCACCGAGTCGCCAACCGCCGAATACGGTAAATACCTCGCCACCTCCTGCACCGGCTGCCACGGGCCCAATCTCTCCGGCGGCCGCATCCCCGGCACTCCGCCCGACTGGCCCGCCACCTCCAATCTCACCCCGCACGCCTCCAGTCGCCTGAGCGGTTGGTCCGAGGAACAATTCATCGCCACACTCCGCACCCTCAAACGCCCCGACGGCACCACCCTCCACCCGATCATGCCCGCCGCCATCGGCCAAATGACCGACACCGAGCTCAAAGCCCTCTGGGCCTACCTCCGCAGCCTCCCCGCCGCCGAAACCGCCGCCCGATAA
- a CDS encoding KamA family radical SAM protein — protein sequence MAYTEDRSTWFEGQGLWQHVPESDWKDWVWQLKNRITTIDQLEKYMVLTTEERRGIAFAGSKLALAITPYFFNLIDRNDPNCPIRLQLIPREGESITSQEEMLDSLGEDEHSPVPGLVHRYPDRVLFLVTDRCASYCRYCTRSRLVSNAQDYNFHPEYEQGLRYIESHPEIRDVLLSGGDPLLLSDKKLEHLISRLRAIKHVEFIRIGSRIPVFLPQRITPALCEIFKKYGPIWMSIHVNHPKEATAELKDACERLSFAGVPLGNQSVLLRGVNDDAEVMKALVHRLLRMRVRPYYLYQMDLITGGSHFKVDVRKGIEIIQALRGHTTGYAVPQYVIDAPGGGGKVPVNPEYVEKITDEEIVFHNYEGRQFRYPLKSTPVAAAGEPIRVNAKAGAAVAHDDVAGACDI from the coding sequence ATGGCTTACACAGAAGATCGCTCGACTTGGTTTGAAGGGCAGGGGCTTTGGCAGCACGTCCCGGAGTCCGATTGGAAGGATTGGGTGTGGCAGCTCAAGAACCGGATCACGACGATCGACCAGCTGGAGAAGTACATGGTGCTCACAACCGAGGAGCGGCGTGGGATCGCGTTCGCGGGGAGCAAGCTGGCGCTGGCGATCACGCCGTATTTTTTCAATCTGATCGACCGGAACGATCCGAACTGCCCAATCCGGTTGCAGCTGATCCCGCGCGAGGGTGAGTCGATCACGAGCCAGGAGGAGATGCTGGATTCGCTGGGCGAGGATGAGCATTCGCCGGTGCCGGGATTGGTGCATCGTTATCCGGACCGGGTGTTGTTTTTGGTGACCGATCGATGCGCTTCCTACTGTCGGTACTGCACGCGGAGCCGGTTGGTGAGCAATGCGCAGGACTATAATTTTCATCCGGAGTACGAGCAGGGTCTGCGGTATATCGAGTCGCATCCGGAGATTCGCGACGTGCTGCTGTCGGGTGGCGATCCGCTGTTGTTGTCGGACAAGAAACTGGAGCACCTGATCAGCCGGTTGCGGGCGATCAAGCATGTGGAGTTTATCCGCATCGGGTCGCGCATCCCGGTTTTTCTGCCGCAGCGGATCACGCCTGCGCTGTGCGAGATTTTTAAGAAATACGGGCCGATCTGGATGAGCATTCACGTGAATCATCCGAAGGAGGCGACGGCTGAGCTGAAGGATGCGTGCGAGCGGTTGTCGTTCGCGGGCGTGCCTCTGGGGAATCAGTCGGTGTTGTTGCGCGGGGTGAACGATGACGCGGAGGTCATGAAGGCGCTCGTGCATCGTCTGCTGCGGATGCGGGTGCGGCCGTATTACCTTTATCAGATGGATCTGATCACGGGCGGGTCGCACTTCAAAGTCGATGTGCGCAAGGGCATCGAGATCATCCAGGCGCTGCGCGGGCACACGACGGGTTATGCGGTGCCGCAGTACGTGATCGATGCGCCGGGGGGCGGTGGGAAGGTGCCGGTCAACCCGGAGTACGTGGAAAAGATCACGGACGAGGAAATCGTGTTTCACAATTACGAGGGGCGGCAGTTCCGCTATCCGCTGAAGAGCACGCCGGTGGCGGCCGCGGGTGAGCCGATCCGTGTGAACGCGAAAGCGGGCGCGGCGGTGGCGCATGACGATGTGGCGGGGGCGTGCGATATCTGA
- a CDS encoding DNA/RNA non-specific endonuclease, with translation MTLKRSSGRSVRGEKRGVAKVFLIANLIVWGVIGGWYLFQAPERKEEVSRLVGNWVEGRKNVTAFEVAWDLWQIYGSDDFVAGGRGTVSGNRSEMQTLVYGGALPGSQRKVVRVLANEGYVVGYSEALGNPLWAAYRSFDVKSLDAPKRPENFRVDERTVARVEPGDYSRSGYDRGHLAPNYAIATRYGRVAQEETFLMSNITPQKHALNAGAWRRLEERIATSYAARFGEVWVMAGPVFGAKLERLARKVAVPEAFFMIVVDESEGRVRAQAFLFPQEAEEGDELGKYLVSIDEIEARTGLDFLSVLPDEAEAALEAKRVTRVW, from the coding sequence ATGACGCTAAAACGGAGTTCTGGACGGTCGGTGCGCGGTGAGAAGCGCGGTGTGGCGAAAGTATTTTTGATCGCGAACCTGATCGTGTGGGGAGTGATTGGTGGCTGGTATTTGTTTCAGGCGCCGGAGCGGAAAGAGGAAGTGTCGCGGCTGGTGGGCAACTGGGTTGAGGGGCGCAAGAACGTGACGGCGTTCGAAGTGGCGTGGGATCTCTGGCAGATTTACGGGAGCGATGATTTCGTGGCGGGCGGGCGCGGGACGGTGAGTGGAAATAGGTCGGAGATGCAGACACTCGTGTATGGCGGGGCGTTGCCGGGGAGTCAGCGCAAGGTGGTGCGGGTTCTGGCGAATGAGGGCTATGTGGTCGGGTATAGCGAGGCGCTGGGGAATCCGTTGTGGGCGGCGTACCGGAGTTTCGATGTGAAGTCGCTCGATGCGCCGAAGCGGCCGGAGAATTTCCGGGTGGATGAGCGGACGGTAGCGCGGGTGGAGCCGGGGGATTATTCGCGGAGCGGATACGACCGGGGGCATCTGGCACCGAACTATGCGATCGCGACGCGTTACGGACGGGTGGCGCAGGAGGAGACGTTTTTGATGTCGAACATCACGCCGCAGAAGCACGCGCTCAACGCGGGGGCGTGGCGGCGGTTGGAGGAGAGAATCGCGACGAGTTATGCGGCGCGGTTTGGCGAAGTGTGGGTGATGGCGGGGCCGGTTTTCGGCGCGAAACTGGAGCGGCTGGCGCGGAAGGTGGCGGTGCCGGAGGCGTTTTTTATGATCGTGGTGGACGAGAGCGAAGGACGGGTGAGGGCACAGGCGTTTTTGTTTCCGCAAGAAGCGGAGGAAGGCGATGAACTAGGAAAGTATCTGGTGAGCATCGACGAGATCGAGGCACGGACGGGGCTGGATTTTTTGAGTGTGCTGCCGGATGAGGCGGAGGCGGCGTTGGAGGCGAAGCGGGTGACACGGGTGTGGTGA
- a CDS encoding methyltransferase, with protein sequence MNTLAAAASSSTADQAAQATLPFSDATFPLTAFVAPIPPPTPAHIMQVGSGFWSSKTLLTAVELQVFTQLAGRPADAETLRHRLGLHSRSARDFFDALVSFGFLEREDGLYSNSPDADLFLDKNKPSYIGGILEMLNARLYRFWDGLTTGLRTGLPQNEAASGGAHFFHALYADPERLKQFLTAMTGVSRGANLAIAENFPWSRYRTFADIGAAQGDLAAQIALANPHLTGTGFDLPQTGPIFQDYIRDNGLSDRVHFLPGDFFQQPLPKADVILMGHILHDWDLAQKKHLIRAAYDALPEGGAFIAYDAIIDDDRRHNAFGLLMSLNMLIETPGGFDYTGADCTAWMEEAGFRFTYVQHLTGPDSMVVGIK encoded by the coding sequence ATGAACACACTCGCCGCTGCCGCCAGCTCGTCCACCGCCGATCAGGCCGCTCAAGCCACCCTCCCATTCTCAGACGCCACCTTCCCACTCACCGCCTTCGTCGCCCCCATCCCGCCGCCCACCCCCGCCCACATCATGCAGGTCGGCTCCGGCTTCTGGTCCTCGAAAACCCTCCTCACCGCCGTCGAACTCCAGGTCTTCACCCAGCTCGCCGGCCGCCCCGCCGACGCCGAAACCCTCCGCCACCGCCTCGGCCTCCACTCCCGCTCCGCCCGCGACTTCTTCGACGCCCTCGTCTCCTTCGGCTTCCTCGAACGCGAAGACGGCCTGTACTCGAATTCCCCCGACGCCGACCTCTTCCTCGATAAAAACAAACCCAGCTACATCGGCGGCATCCTCGAGATGCTCAACGCCCGCCTCTACCGCTTCTGGGACGGCCTCACCACCGGCCTCCGCACCGGCCTCCCCCAAAACGAAGCCGCCTCCGGAGGCGCCCACTTCTTCCACGCCCTCTACGCCGACCCCGAGCGCCTCAAACAATTCCTCACCGCCATGACCGGCGTCAGCCGCGGCGCCAACCTCGCCATCGCCGAAAACTTCCCCTGGTCCCGCTACCGCACCTTCGCCGACATCGGCGCCGCCCAAGGCGATCTCGCCGCCCAGATCGCCCTCGCCAACCCCCACCTCACCGGCACCGGCTTCGACCTCCCCCAAACCGGCCCCATCTTCCAGGACTACATCCGCGACAACGGCCTCTCCGACCGCGTCCACTTCCTCCCCGGCGACTTCTTCCAACAACCGCTCCCCAAGGCCGACGTCATCCTCATGGGCCACATCCTCCACGACTGGGATCTAGCTCAAAAAAAGCACCTCATCCGCGCCGCCTACGACGCCCTCCCCGAAGGCGGCGCCTTCATCGCCTACGACGCTATCATCGACGACGACCGCCGCCACAACGCCTTCGGCCTCCTCATGAGCCTCAACATGCTCATCGAGACCCCCGGCGGCTTCGACTACACCGGCGCCGACTGCACCGCCTGGATGGAAGAAGCCGGCTTCCGCTTCACCTACGTCCAGCACCTGACTGGCCCCGACTCCATGGTCGTCGGCATCAAGTAA
- a CDS encoding TonB-dependent receptor — MKPTNVSLLTFAAIALSSGVAAANAQQAPAAGEMAPASAAPDVVLAPVRVTADLWESPLAKIPASVSVYDEATLRAGAVAHFGDLADQIPNLTWTGGTSRPRYFQIRGIGENSQYEGETPDSTVRFLVDDLDFTGLGSLGSTFDVKQVEVLRGPQAGAFGANAAGGVVRLVTNEPTPFWTGQIEASAGEDALRSGGFAVGGPLIKGTPEKLMMRLAVQQTESDGFRHNRTLNADTNARDEFTARLRLTFNPTAAWRWEGAALYSDVNNGFDDFALDNNGRYTYSDQPGRDEQESVAGSLRGTYTGLEDVRLTTVTAGSSVESIYSYDDDWTNGSYEGFSDLRRERDGFSQELRFDSAATSDALGWVDRWTLGAFFSATKEDSRYTNEDPGNIRGLTTSYEAKNVAVFGQVSHDFTQRTRMILGLRAEQVDVSGDGLKTRYRKTPNTYDAPVRLAPSFDDTMVGGKLTLEHDLTANHVAFASVTRGYKAGGVNVDARINPAVDPLTYETEYLWTYEVGLRGSWFAQRLTGEVTIFDIERDDTQVRDSAGFGGSYRFFTDNAEKAFVRGVEVSSRFSITSAWSVNGSLALMDSELDTFRLSSGDLAGGRELANTPEYGYTLATSYRPEQGVFGSVELVGRARFYDSNNQNEERRPFNVWNATVGYAWREWTLTVWVRNAFDKEYDRRVFFFGNEDPNYEPTRYESRAEPRQVGATVRYDF, encoded by the coding sequence ATGAAACCAACGAACGTCTCCCTCCTTACTTTTGCTGCGATCGCGCTTTCGAGCGGTGTCGCGGCTGCGAACGCACAGCAGGCTCCGGCTGCTGGCGAAATGGCGCCGGCGAGTGCCGCGCCCGATGTGGTGCTCGCGCCGGTGCGCGTCACGGCAGATCTCTGGGAGTCGCCGCTGGCGAAGATCCCGGCGAGCGTGAGCGTGTATGATGAAGCGACGTTGCGCGCCGGAGCGGTGGCGCATTTTGGCGATTTGGCGGACCAGATTCCGAATCTGACGTGGACGGGCGGGACGTCGCGGCCGAGGTATTTTCAGATCCGCGGCATCGGCGAGAATTCGCAGTACGAAGGCGAGACGCCGGACTCGACGGTACGCTTCCTGGTGGACGATCTGGATTTCACGGGGCTCGGTTCGCTCGGAAGTACGTTTGACGTGAAACAAGTCGAGGTGTTGCGCGGGCCGCAGGCGGGGGCGTTTGGCGCGAATGCGGCGGGCGGGGTGGTGCGGCTGGTCACGAACGAGCCGACGCCGTTCTGGACGGGGCAGATCGAAGCGAGCGCGGGCGAGGATGCGCTGCGCTCGGGCGGTTTTGCGGTGGGCGGGCCGTTGATCAAAGGAACGCCGGAGAAGCTGATGATGCGGCTGGCGGTGCAGCAGACGGAGAGCGACGGGTTTCGCCACAATCGTACCCTGAACGCCGATACGAATGCGCGGGATGAGTTCACGGCGCGGCTGCGGCTGACGTTTAATCCGACGGCGGCGTGGCGCTGGGAAGGTGCGGCGCTTTATTCGGACGTGAACAACGGCTTCGACGATTTCGCCCTGGATAACAACGGGCGCTACACGTACAGCGATCAGCCCGGACGGGATGAGCAGGAATCGGTCGCGGGCAGTCTGCGCGGCACGTACACGGGGCTGGAGGATGTGCGGCTGACGACGGTGACGGCGGGATCGAGCGTAGAATCTATTTATAGTTACGACGACGACTGGACGAATGGGTCGTACGAAGGCTTCAGCGATTTGCGGCGCGAGCGCGATGGGTTCAGCCAGGAGCTGCGTTTCGATTCGGCGGCGACGAGCGATGCGCTGGGCTGGGTGGATCGCTGGACGTTGGGCGCGTTTTTCTCGGCGACGAAGGAAGACAGTCGGTACACGAATGAAGACCCGGGCAATATCCGCGGGCTGACGACGAGCTATGAAGCGAAGAACGTCGCGGTGTTTGGCCAGGTATCGCACGACTTCACGCAGCGGACGCGCATGATTCTCGGGCTGCGCGCGGAGCAAGTGGATGTTTCGGGCGATGGGTTGAAGACGCGCTATCGGAAGACGCCGAACACGTATGATGCGCCGGTGCGGTTGGCGCCGTCGTTCGACGATACGATGGTGGGTGGAAAGCTCACGCTGGAGCATGATCTGACGGCGAACCATGTGGCGTTCGCCTCGGTGACACGCGGGTACAAGGCGGGCGGTGTGAATGTGGATGCGCGCATCAATCCGGCGGTCGATCCGCTGACGTACGAGACGGAGTATCTGTGGACATACGAAGTGGGTCTGCGCGGCAGCTGGTTCGCGCAGCGGCTGACGGGTGAGGTGACGATCTTCGACATCGAGCGTGACGACACGCAGGTGCGCGACTCGGCGGGGTTTGGCGGCAGCTACCGTTTCTTCACAGACAATGCGGAGAAGGCGTTTGTGCGGGGCGTGGAGGTGTCGAGTCGTTTCTCGATCACGTCGGCATGGTCGGTGAATGGATCGCTGGCGCTGATGGACTCGGAGCTGGACACGTTCCGGCTGTCGAGCGGCGATCTGGCGGGCGGGCGCGAACTGGCGAATACTCCGGAATACGGATACACCCTCGCGACGAGCTACCGGCCGGAGCAGGGCGTGTTTGGAAGTGTGGAGTTGGTGGGGCGCGCGCGTTTCTACGACTCGAATAATCAGAACGAAGAGCGGCGGCCGTTTAATGTGTGGAACGCAACGGTTGGTTACGCGTGGCGCGAGTGGACGCTGACGGTCTGGGTGCGCAACGCGTTCGACAAGGAGTACGACCGGCGCGTGTTTTTCTTCGGCAACGAAGACCCTAATTACGAACCGACGCGGTATGAGTCGCGGGCTGAGCCGCGGCAGGTTGGGGCGACGGTGCGGTATGACTTCTGA